From Chaetodon auriga isolate fChaAug3 chromosome 10, fChaAug3.hap1, whole genome shotgun sequence, a single genomic window includes:
- the LOC143326480 gene encoding uncharacterized protein LOC143326480, with the protein MSACCVSGCKNRHSSTSQLKFYRIPSGYRPFQANRRRLWLEAIEQVNGSTKGLGGNARICGAHFISGEASMNHDDPDFVPSVFTCAKQTPNPKKKVKWSYGRRKRRRRTAKVGITTPPRADPPVDLQSSVLMEETEAPSSPSVIKEEETLTEEAETEHETRLIKSETTSSPNKAPPSFKVPEGIPTLDKMSPFVLLKSVFTPPGEYRCEVCKQTFTDASQLVIHKQLHEEERVFICEICGKLYSSQADFTEHQRVHEPSFPCNMCDRSFTTSHNLKRHKLLHVKDGRKCSKCGVLFCRRHNHIVFLPQSESAQDSFIIEPEDDLVENPEVNQTAEQDCDPQNTTTVKPFLNTTAQTFLPATSNPGPLSKIHNDLPPASYRRILPNMPFPELKPLSVPHSRPPGPSDSRNNYPAAIIQPNLPQHPELPSSLKMFSPQYLTSALLQVTRNYDYILSKPTGVMKTVVKEEQCELSLTPPEERSVENIKKERIAYDLEIVL; encoded by the exons atgtCGGCTTGCTGCGTGTCTGGCTGTAAAAATCGACATTCGTCAACCAGCCAACTCAAATTTTACAGAATACCGTCTGGATATCGGCCGTTTCAGGCCAACCGGAGACGTTTATGGCTAGAAGCGATCGAACAAGTGAACGGCAGCACCAAGGGACTCGGAGGAAATGCTCGTATTTGTGGCGCTCATTTTATATCGG GAGAGGCGTCCATGAACCATGACGATCCCGACTTTGTGCcttctgtgtttacatgcgCCAAACAGACCCCGAACCccaagaaaaaagtaaaatg gaGTTATGGTCGTAGAAAAAGGCGGCGCCGTACAGCCAAGGTGGGAATAACAACTCCACCGAGAGCTGATCCTCCTGTGGATCTCCAGTCGTCTGTTTTGATGGAAGAAACAGAGGCACCATCATCTCCATCAGTGATAAAG GAAGAGGAAACATTGACTGAAGAGGCTGAGACTGAACATGAAACCAGACTAATCAAGTCAGAAACAACATCCAGCCCGAACAAGGCACCACCATCATTTAAAGTACCAGAAGGCATCCCAACACTTGACAAAATGAGTCCCTTTGTGCTCCTAAAATCTGTATTTACGCCACCAGGTGAGTATCGGTGTGAGGTGTGCAAGCAGACCTTCACCGATGCATCACAGCTTGtcatacacaaacagctgcatgaaGAAGAAAGGGTATTTATCTGTGAAATTTGTGGAAAGCTCTATTCAAGTCAGGCAGATTTCACTGAGCACCAGCGTGTGCATGAGCCTTCCTTTCCGTGCAACATGTGCGATCGATCCTTCACTACAAGTCATAACCTCAAGCGCCATAAACTGCTGCATGTCAAAGACGGCAGGAAGTGCAGCAAGTGCGGGGTACTCTTCTGTCGACGTCATAACCACATTGTATTCCTGCCACAGTCAGAGTCTGCACAGGACTCCTTCATCATTGAGCCAGAAGACGATCTGGTGGAGAATCCTGAAGTAAACCAGACTGCTGAGCAGGATTGTGATCCTCAGAACACCACGACTGTAAAACCTTTTCTGAATACTACTGCGCAGACTTTTTTGCCTGCTACCTCAAACCCTGGACCTTTATCAAAGATCCATAACGACTTACCTCCAGCCTCATACAGAAGAATCTTACCAAATATGCCTTTTCCAGAGTTGAAACCTTTGTCTGTGCCACACTCACGCCCACCAGGACCCAGCGACTCAAGGAACAACTACCCTGCAGCCATCATTCAGCCGAATCTCCCCCAACATCCAGAGCTCCCATCCTCGTTAAAGATGTTTTCACCACAGTACCTCACCTCGGCTTTGCTTCAGGTTACCAGAAATTATGACTACATTTTAAGCAAGCCAACAGGTGTCATGAAGACTGTTGTGAAGGAGGAGCAATGCGAGCTGTCGCTGACTCCTCCAGAAGAGCGAAGCGTTGAGAACATCAAAAAGGAAAGGATTGCTTATGACCTGGAGATTGTGCTCTGA